A genomic region of Limnohabitans curvus contains the following coding sequences:
- a CDS encoding DUF3489 domain-containing protein translates to MKLSETQTNLLTAAAQHPEHLLTEFPANLKGGARLKVLTSLANANLIAAHSQAEDGTTRFAITDAGRSALGIAIEAKATPSKREGTKQATLIELLQRPEGATLEQMVQATGWQQHTVRGCMAGALKKKLGLSIVSEKTDGQQRTYRIA, encoded by the coding sequence ATGAAACTCTCCGAGACCCAAACCAATCTGCTCACCGCAGCGGCCCAGCATCCAGAGCACTTGCTGACCGAATTCCCGGCCAATCTCAAAGGGGGTGCGCGGCTTAAGGTTTTGACATCCCTGGCCAACGCCAATCTCATTGCCGCCCACAGCCAAGCCGAGGACGGCACCACGCGATTTGCAATCACAGACGCAGGGCGCAGCGCCCTTGGCATTGCGATCGAAGCCAAGGCAACACCCTCCAAACGAGAGGGCACCAAGCAGGCCACGCTGATCGAATTGCTCCAGCGTCCGGAGGGGGCAACGCTCGAGCAGATGGTCCAGGCCACCGGATGGCAACAGCACACGGTCAGGGGCTGCATGGCCGGAGCCCTGAAAAAGAAGCTCGGTTTGAGCATCGTTTCCGAGAAAACCGATGGCCAACAACGCACCTATCGGATTGCCTGA
- a CDS encoding crossover junction endodeoxyribonuclease RuvC: MNMTILALDLGTTTGWALMGADGQITSGSQSFKPQRFEGGGMRFLKFKRWLTDVKQCTTGVDLVVFEEVRRHAGVDAAHAYGGFMGQLTAWCEHHQIPYEGVPVGTIKKHATGKGNAGKEDMIASAQARGHNPADDNEADAIALVYLTHARQTPEEV; the protein is encoded by the coding sequence ATGAACATGACGATTCTTGCCTTGGACTTGGGCACAACGACTGGATGGGCCTTGATGGGTGCAGACGGTCAGATCACAAGTGGAAGTCAATCCTTTAAGCCCCAACGCTTCGAAGGTGGTGGCATGCGATTCCTCAAATTCAAACGCTGGCTCACGGACGTGAAGCAATGCACTACAGGCGTTGACCTGGTCGTTTTTGAGGAAGTTCGTAGACATGCTGGAGTTGATGCCGCACATGCCTACGGTGGCTTCATGGGGCAACTGACCGCATGGTGTGAGCACCATCAAATCCCCTACGAAGGCGTGCCAGTCGGAACGATCAAGAAGCACGCAACCGGCAAAGGAAACGCTGGCAAGGAGGACATGATCGCGAGCGCACAAGCACGTGGCCACAACCCTGCAGACGACAACGAAGCGGACGCGATTGCATTGGTCTACCTGACCCACGCTCGCCAGACGCCAGAGGAGGTGTGA
- a CDS encoding site-specific DNA-methyltransferase, which produces MTPEIRMIAVDALIPYARNARTHSDGQVAQIAASIAEFGFTNPILSDGERGVIAGHGRLMAARKLGLTEVPVIELAHLTPTQKKAYILADNRIAENAGWDEELLKLELAELQAAEYDLDLMGFSDEEIDNLLNGDEQSDGLTNEDAVPETPVEPTSKPGDLWILGNHRLLCGDSTVLADVERLMDGQLADMAFTDPPYNVDYGNSAKDKMRGKDRRILNDALGDGFYQFLYDACVNLLVVTKGACYVCMSSSELHTLQKAWLDAGGKWSTFVIWAKNTFTLGRSDYQRQYEPILYGWKHGTDHFWCGDRDQADVWFYNKPRVNDLHPTMKPVELVERAIRNSSKSRDVVLDLFGGSGTTLIACEKTGRQARLIELDPKFVDVIVKRWEDYTGKKAVRENGGSELDQAPQANEREAVDQVQS; this is translated from the coding sequence ATGACTCCCGAGATCAGAATGATCGCGGTGGATGCGCTCATCCCTTATGCGCGCAACGCCCGTACACACAGCGACGGCCAGGTGGCTCAGATTGCAGCATCCATTGCCGAGTTTGGTTTCACCAACCCGATCCTGTCGGATGGTGAGCGCGGAGTGATTGCTGGGCATGGCCGTTTGATGGCTGCCCGCAAGTTGGGACTCACGGAGGTGCCCGTCATCGAATTGGCGCACCTGACGCCCACCCAGAAAAAAGCCTACATCCTGGCCGACAACCGGATTGCTGAGAACGCAGGCTGGGATGAAGAACTCTTGAAGTTGGAGCTTGCTGAGTTGCAGGCCGCCGAGTACGACCTGGACCTGATGGGTTTCAGTGATGAAGAAATCGACAATCTGCTCAATGGCGATGAACAAAGCGATGGTCTGACCAACGAAGACGCAGTACCGGAAACCCCAGTAGAACCGACCTCAAAGCCGGGCGACCTGTGGATCCTCGGCAACCATCGCTTACTTTGCGGCGACTCCACGGTCTTGGCAGATGTGGAGCGCCTGATGGATGGCCAACTGGCAGACATGGCATTCACCGATCCACCCTACAACGTGGACTACGGCAACAGCGCCAAGGACAAGATGCGCGGCAAAGACCGACGCATCCTCAACGACGCCTTGGGCGACGGCTTCTACCAATTTCTCTATGACGCCTGCGTCAACTTGCTGGTGGTCACCAAGGGTGCGTGCTACGTGTGCATGAGTTCATCGGAGCTACACACATTGCAAAAGGCATGGCTCGATGCAGGCGGCAAGTGGTCGACCTTCGTTATCTGGGCCAAGAACACTTTCACGTTGGGAAGATCTGATTACCAACGCCAGTACGAGCCGATCTTGTACGGCTGGAAGCACGGCACCGATCACTTTTGGTGTGGCGACCGAGACCAGGCTGATGTCTGGTTCTACAACAAGCCGCGCGTCAACGATCTGCACCCGACCATGAAACCGGTCGAGCTGGTTGAGCGGGCCATTCGCAATTCGTCTAAGAGCCGCGATGTCGTTCTGGATCTATTCGGTGGCTCCGGAACCACCTTGATCGCGTGTGAGAAGACGGGGCGTCAAGCTCGCTTGATTGAACTGGATCCGAAATTTGTGGACGTGATCGTCAAACGCTGGGAGGACTACACCGGCAAGAAAGCTGTTCGAGAAAACGGTGGCTCAGAACTGGATCAGGCACCACAGGCCAATGAGCGAGAGGCGGTGGATCAGGTGCAGTCTTGA
- a CDS encoding phage portal protein, producing the protein MAFWKKLTAYVGWNSVHEAAGSGRRSRVWNPGDPGAVSAMLATGNQLRVKSRDLVRRNAWAANAVDSFVSNAIGTGIKPQSLVDDPKFREKVHALWWQWVEEADSNNLTDFYGLQSLACRAMVEGGECLIRIRNRRQEDGLSVPIQLQILEPEHLPLSLNTISASGNPIRSGIEFDALGRRVAYHLYREHPGDPNLTVNGNDLVPVPAEEIVHLFRPLRPGQIRGEPWLSRALVKLNELDQYDDAELVRKKTAAMFAGFITRQSPEDQLLGEGEADEMGVAMTGLEPGTLQVLEPGEDVKFSDPADVGGSYAEFLRVQFRAVAVAMGITYEQLTGDLSGVNYSSIRAGLLEFRRRCEAIQHGVIVHQMCRPIWRAWMDAAVLSGALTALGYAKSRQSARAWQAAKWIPQGWQWVDPEKEFKALQLAIRSGLMSRSEAISSFGYDAETIDKEIAADNARADSLGLVLDTDPRQVARNGATNSAAPSLPPDSPSAPLVDQQT; encoded by the coding sequence ATGGCCTTTTGGAAAAAACTCACGGCCTATGTGGGCTGGAATTCCGTTCACGAGGCTGCTGGCTCAGGTCGCAGGTCTCGTGTCTGGAATCCTGGTGATCCGGGAGCTGTCTCGGCGATGCTGGCCACGGGCAACCAGCTGCGGGTCAAGTCTCGGGATCTGGTGCGCAGAAACGCCTGGGCGGCCAACGCGGTCGACAGCTTTGTCTCCAATGCCATCGGCACGGGGATCAAGCCGCAATCCTTGGTGGATGACCCCAAGTTCCGGGAGAAGGTTCATGCGCTGTGGTGGCAGTGGGTGGAGGAAGCAGACAGCAACAACCTCACCGATTTCTACGGCCTGCAGTCACTTGCTTGCAGGGCGATGGTCGAGGGCGGTGAATGCCTGATCCGCATCCGCAATCGACGGCAAGAGGATGGCCTGAGTGTGCCGATCCAGCTGCAGATTCTGGAGCCCGAGCACCTGCCTTTGAGCCTGAACACGATCAGTGCATCGGGCAACCCGATCCGCAGCGGCATCGAGTTTGATGCCCTTGGGCGTCGGGTTGCCTACCACCTGTACCGCGAGCATCCGGGTGACCCGAACTTGACGGTCAACGGCAACGATCTGGTGCCGGTCCCAGCTGAGGAGATCGTCCACCTTTTTCGCCCCCTGCGACCTGGACAGATTCGCGGCGAGCCCTGGCTGTCGCGGGCCTTGGTCAAGCTCAACGAGCTCGATCAGTACGACGACGCAGAGTTGGTGCGAAAGAAGACGGCTGCCATGTTCGCAGGCTTCATCACACGCCAGTCGCCTGAAGACCAACTGCTGGGCGAAGGCGAAGCGGATGAAATGGGCGTAGCCATGACGGGATTGGAGCCGGGTACCTTGCAAGTTCTGGAGCCTGGTGAGGACGTGAAGTTCTCCGATCCAGCAGATGTTGGTGGTTCCTATGCGGAGTTCCTGCGGGTGCAGTTTCGTGCAGTCGCGGTGGCCATGGGCATCACCTACGAACAGTTGACGGGCGATCTGTCGGGCGTGAACTACTCGTCGATCCGTGCCGGTCTCCTGGAGTTCCGACGCCGATGTGAAGCCATCCAGCATGGCGTGATCGTGCATCAGATGTGTCGCCCGATCTGGCGTGCATGGATGGATGCGGCAGTGCTCAGTGGCGCACTGACTGCGCTGGGGTATGCCAAGAGCCGTCAGTCCGCCAGAGCATGGCAGGCGGCGAAATGGATACCGCAAGGCTGGCAGTGGGTGGACCCTGAGAAGGAGTTCAAAGCCCTGCAGCTGGCCATTCGATCCGGATTGATGAGCCGCTCTGAGGCTATTTCGTCCTTTGGCTACGACGCGGAAACGATCGACAAAGAGATCGCGGCGGACAACGCCAGGGCCGATTCGTTGGGGCTCGTTCTTGATACGGACCCCAGGCAAGTGGCTCGCAACGGTGCAACCAACTCGGCTGCTCCCTCGCTCCCTCCTGACTCACCAAGCGCGCCCTTGGTGGATCAGCAAACCTGA
- a CDS encoding phage/plasmid primase, P4 family, with protein MLDFNDNDSTAHKDTDATREQLRASLIDRLESVLSTLFPAGKRRRGKFLMGDVLGSPGDSLEVVLDGEKAGLWTDRATGDGGDVFGLIAAYLGADVQSDFPRVLDYAADLVGQAAPTQSRKAKKEAPVDELGPATAKWDYFDPAGHLIAVVYRYDPPGGKKEFRPWDAKRRKMAPPDPRPLFNQPGMVSAERVILVEGEKCAQALIAAGITSTTAMHGANAPVDKTDWSPLTGKAVLIWPDRDKPGWEYAMAAAQAVLDAGAHSCDVLLPPDDKADGWDAADALVEGFDVTTFIASGPRMCVKTTKAMTSQDATVWATDDALTLAFTSRYADEWRYCAAWGKWLVWTGCRWQPDETLMSHHLIRAICREAALKVDSHRLAAKLLASSTVGGVDRMARSDRRHASTTEEWDADLFLLNTPGGVVNLKVGVTRPHDRADRMTKIATATPKGDCPQWKAFLNDVTGGDLLLQEYLQRMAGYCLTGATSAHALFFLYGTGANGKSVFVNTLASILGDYATSAPMDTFMDARGDRHPTDLAGLRGARFVASVETEQGRRWNESKVKAITGGDKVSARFMRQDFFEYIPQFKLLIAGNHKPSIRNVDEAMKRRLHLIPFTVTIPPERRDGKLTEKLYAERDGILAWAVEGCLAWQRDGLRPPECVVSATEEYFEAEDALGQWIEERCILSKTHREGVSNLFTDWREWAERAGEYVGSIKRFSELMSTRKFEKCRLHGGARAIAGISLRPKPHSGSGYPYRDD; from the coding sequence ATGCTTGATTTCAATGACAACGACTCAACTGCACACAAAGACACAGACGCTACTCGAGAGCAGTTGCGTGCGTCGCTGATCGATCGCCTGGAATCGGTGCTGAGCACTCTGTTTCCCGCTGGCAAAAGGCGCCGTGGCAAGTTCCTGATGGGCGACGTCTTGGGCAGTCCCGGCGACAGTCTGGAGGTCGTCCTTGATGGGGAGAAGGCTGGGCTGTGGACCGATCGCGCCACGGGCGACGGCGGAGATGTCTTTGGTTTGATTGCTGCTTACCTTGGTGCAGACGTTCAATCCGACTTCCCCCGGGTGTTGGACTACGCGGCAGATCTGGTTGGCCAAGCCGCACCTACCCAATCCCGTAAAGCCAAGAAAGAAGCTCCGGTCGACGAGTTGGGACCAGCCACGGCCAAGTGGGATTACTTTGACCCCGCCGGTCATCTGATCGCCGTGGTCTATCGCTATGACCCGCCTGGGGGCAAGAAGGAGTTCCGACCATGGGACGCCAAGCGTCGCAAGATGGCTCCACCCGATCCTCGCCCCCTGTTCAACCAACCGGGGATGGTCAGTGCCGAGCGGGTGATCTTGGTTGAGGGTGAGAAGTGTGCCCAGGCATTGATCGCTGCTGGAATCACATCCACGACTGCCATGCACGGCGCCAATGCCCCTGTGGACAAAACCGACTGGTCACCACTCACAGGCAAGGCCGTTTTGATCTGGCCCGACCGAGACAAGCCAGGCTGGGAGTACGCCATGGCGGCGGCGCAAGCTGTCCTGGATGCGGGCGCGCATTCCTGCGATGTGCTCTTGCCGCCCGATGACAAGGCTGATGGCTGGGACGCTGCCGATGCATTGGTCGAGGGCTTTGATGTGACCACGTTCATTGCCTCTGGGCCGCGTATGTGCGTGAAGACCACCAAGGCCATGACGTCTCAGGACGCCACGGTGTGGGCAACCGACGATGCATTGACGTTGGCGTTCACATCTCGCTATGCCGACGAGTGGCGCTATTGCGCGGCCTGGGGCAAGTGGCTGGTGTGGACCGGTTGCCGCTGGCAACCCGATGAGACCTTGATGTCCCATCACCTCATTCGCGCCATCTGCCGTGAGGCCGCACTCAAGGTGGACTCGCATCGCCTGGCAGCCAAGTTACTCGCCAGCAGCACCGTGGGGGGTGTCGATCGCATGGCGAGGTCGGATCGCCGTCATGCATCCACCACTGAGGAGTGGGACGCAGACCTGTTCTTGCTCAACACTCCTGGTGGCGTAGTGAACCTCAAGGTGGGCGTCACGCGTCCGCATGACCGTGCGGACCGCATGACCAAAATTGCGACGGCCACCCCAAAGGGTGACTGTCCCCAGTGGAAGGCGTTCTTGAACGACGTGACCGGCGGCGACCTGCTTTTGCAGGAGTACTTGCAGCGCATGGCGGGCTACTGCCTGACCGGTGCAACCAGTGCCCATGCATTGTTCTTCCTGTACGGGACCGGCGCGAACGGCAAGTCGGTGTTCGTGAATACCTTGGCCAGCATCTTGGGCGACTACGCCACGAGCGCACCCATGGACACCTTCATGGATGCCCGAGGTGATCGACACCCCACTGATTTGGCCGGATTGCGCGGCGCACGCTTTGTAGCGTCAGTGGAAACCGAGCAAGGCAGGCGCTGGAATGAATCCAAGGTCAAGGCCATCACGGGTGGTGACAAGGTGTCTGCTCGCTTCATGCGACAGGACTTCTTCGAGTACATCCCGCAGTTCAAGCTGTTGATCGCAGGTAACCACAAGCCATCGATTCGCAACGTGGATGAGGCGATGAAGCGGCGACTGCACTTGATCCCCTTCACGGTGACGATCCCGCCCGAGAGGCGTGACGGCAAGCTGACCGAGAAACTGTACGCAGAGCGTGACGGTATTTTGGCCTGGGCGGTCGAAGGGTGCCTCGCATGGCAGCGCGATGGGCTGCGTCCACCCGAGTGCGTGGTATCGGCAACCGAAGAGTATTTCGAAGCAGAAGATGCCTTAGGCCAATGGATCGAAGAGCGCTGCATTTTGAGCAAGACCCATCGCGAAGGCGTATCGAACCTTTTCACTGATTGGCGTGAGTGGGCCGAGCGTGCTGGCGAGTACGTGGGCTCGATAAAGCGGTTCTCGGAGCTGATGTCGACCCGCAAGTTCGAGAAATGCCGACTGCATGGCGGTGCGCGCGCAATCGCGGGAATCAGTCTACGACCTAAGCCTCATAGCGGCAGTGGCTACCCATACCGAGACGATTGA
- a CDS encoding DUF6511 domain-containing protein: MKCWVCNRQARGFGHTDNRHGVGNPRRYPIDWVFCSKKCQDTFHAMYGNWQRALDGRVDLKEVPMIDPSDIELASMKKCLKAFGESAGEIGFNKPLGEYSEAEALRVIDAIVTCWTDAMLAHHEQTKFPPVRGLPPTPDPLAHPFADLEDDLPWVVEGDKK, from the coding sequence ATGAAATGCTGGGTCTGCAACAGACAGGCCCGGGGTTTCGGCCACACCGACAACCGTCACGGTGTGGGCAATCCCCGGCGCTACCCAATCGACTGGGTTTTCTGCTCGAAAAAATGTCAGGACACGTTCCATGCGATGTACGGGAACTGGCAGCGCGCGCTCGATGGGCGGGTCGATCTCAAGGAGGTACCCATGATCGATCCCTCTGACATTGAACTGGCTTCAATGAAGAAATGCCTCAAAGCATTCGGAGAGTCGGCTGGCGAGATTGGATTCAACAAACCTCTGGGCGAGTATTCAGAAGCGGAAGCCCTGCGCGTCATTGATGCCATCGTGACATGCTGGACCGACGCCATGCTGGCGCATCACGAGCAGACGAAATTCCCGCCAGTGCGTGGACTGCCACCAACGCCTGATCCTCTGGCCCATCCGTTCGCGGATCTGGAGGATGACTTGCCCTGGGTGGTGGAGGGAGACAAGAAATGA
- a CDS encoding DUF6362 family protein, with the protein MAKTEWTTDDVAARFSDAAHTSYRLPAVRVQGYSNPWMGLAMQIPDRYPDPERVYRPMPPSPEAVERMLETMRWVQWLEEEQRHLVWMRAKRYDWHQIGRRFACDRNTAARRWKKAMQLVTDKLNDAVNSCA; encoded by the coding sequence ATGGCTAAGACAGAGTGGACAACAGACGATGTGGCTGCAAGGTTTAGTGATGCAGCACACACCTCCTACCGATTACCTGCCGTGCGTGTTCAGGGGTACTCCAACCCCTGGATGGGCCTTGCAATGCAGATCCCTGATCGTTACCCAGACCCTGAGCGTGTCTACCGCCCCATGCCGCCCAGCCCTGAGGCAGTAGAGCGAATGCTCGAGACGATGCGTTGGGTTCAGTGGTTGGAGGAGGAGCAACGGCATCTGGTCTGGATGCGGGCCAAGCGATACGACTGGCATCAGATCGGTCGTCGCTTTGCGTGCGATCGAAACACGGCAGCCAGACGTTGGAAGAAGGCCATGCAACTGGTCACCGACAAGCTCAACGATGCGGTCAACTCATGCGCGTAA
- a CDS encoding phage head-tail joining protein: MTTYTPEHAQALREAIASGEHRVTYDGKTIEYRTVSDLKLALAEVEAALAYDSGKTKTRQIRVTTSKGF; encoded by the coding sequence ATGACGACCTATACCCCTGAACATGCCCAAGCGCTGCGAGAAGCCATTGCCAGTGGCGAGCATCGGGTGACTTACGACGGCAAGACCATTGAGTACCGCACGGTCTCCGATCTCAAGTTGGCCTTGGCCGAAGTTGAGGCAGCGCTGGCATACGACAGCGGCAAAACCAAGACTCGCCAGATTCGGGTCACCACATCCAAAGGGTTCTGA
- a CDS encoding elements of external origin: MTDRLSIRAYARHRGVSDTAVRKAIEAGRITPNADGTINAAQADAQWSKNTDAAQQRGKHKPVSNEAIAGIRETLGESAGAFEPKGGGTTLLQAKTANEVLKAQTNRVRLARLKGELVNRDQAVAHVFKMARAERDAWLNWPARVAAQMAADLNADGHTLHVLLEKAVRNHLIELGDLAVRLD, from the coding sequence ATGACCGATCGACTCTCAATTCGGGCCTATGCGCGCCACCGAGGGGTGTCCGATACGGCGGTGCGCAAGGCCATCGAGGCCGGGCGAATTACCCCCAACGCAGACGGCACGATCAATGCGGCGCAAGCCGACGCTCAATGGAGCAAAAACACAGACGCTGCGCAGCAACGGGGCAAACACAAGCCCGTCTCCAATGAGGCGATTGCGGGAATACGGGAAACGCTGGGTGAATCAGCGGGCGCGTTTGAACCCAAAGGCGGTGGCACCACCTTGCTGCAGGCCAAGACCGCCAATGAGGTGCTCAAGGCGCAGACCAATCGGGTGCGACTGGCCCGACTCAAAGGCGAGTTGGTCAATCGTGACCAGGCCGTCGCACACGTTTTCAAGATGGCGCGCGCCGAGCGCGATGCCTGGTTGAACTGGCCTGCGCGGGTGGCTGCGCAGATGGCCGCTGACCTCAACGCCGATGGGCATACCTTGCATGTGCTGCTGGAAAAAGCCGTGCGCAATCACTTGATCGAACTGGGCGATTTGGCCGTTCGATTGGACTGA
- a CDS encoding DUF6900 domain-containing protein: MNHKKTTNAINAPSCLLEQIAREHLFVQTLQTQSSDRLDFHDVSVWGIEAALQAAYQAGLQAQTKKQQGKKKDSEIA, encoded by the coding sequence ATGAACCACAAGAAAACCACCAACGCCATCAACGCGCCTTCTTGCCTTTTGGAGCAGATCGCACGCGAGCACCTTTTTGTCCAGACGCTGCAGACGCAGAGCTCGGACCGGCTGGACTTTCACGACGTGTCGGTTTGGGGGATTGAGGCAGCTCTGCAAGCGGCTTATCAAGCTGGCCTGCAGGCACAGACGAAGAAGCAACAGGGGAAGAAAAAAGATTCAGAAATCGCTTGA
- a CDS encoding phage terminase large subunit family protein codes for MEHYDGFDAIAEAWREGLTPDPLLTVSEWADQYRVLSGKSASEPGKWRTNRTPYLKEIMDCLSPTSPVERVVFMKGAQVGGTECGNNWIGYVIHLAPGPMMAVAPTVEMAKRNSKQRIDPLIEESPTLSSLIAPARARDSGNTILGKEFRGGVLVMTGANSAVGLRSMPVRYLFLDEVDGYPGDVEGEGDAIALAEARTRTFARRKIFIVSTPTISGSSRIEREYEQTDQRQFMVPCPHCEYEQVLTFEQLIWEKGLPETAHYKCESCEQPIYEYQKTEMLERGRWQSSIPDYVGKTVGFHLSSLYSPVGWRSWADIAAAWEAAQGSATALKAFKNTELGETWVEQGETPEWERLLERREDYRIGTVPLGAVLLCAGVDVQKDRIEVSVWAFGRGKEAWLVEHRVLAGDTSRDTVWQRLREMLDESWTHASGVQLRLTRIGLDTGFATQEAYAFVRKWRDSRLLPMKGVARGAALVGLPTAVDMTVGGKKLRRGVRVYSVVGGIAKLEFYNHLRKTMEVTEDGEILYPAGYIHLPKVDAEFVQQLCSEQLVTRRDRNGYPVREWQKIRERNEALDCYVYARAAASLAGLDRYEERHWRELEKPLGMAGPPEDAQLTKQEATPSGGFVVSKGPQRGRRLIRSRWMN; via the coding sequence TTGGAACACTATGACGGATTTGATGCCATTGCTGAGGCGTGGCGCGAGGGGCTAACCCCCGACCCACTGCTGACCGTGTCTGAATGGGCTGATCAGTACCGAGTGCTTTCAGGAAAGTCGGCCTCGGAGCCGGGCAAGTGGCGAACCAATCGCACGCCCTATCTCAAAGAGATCATGGACTGTCTCTCGCCGACGTCACCCGTCGAGCGGGTGGTGTTCATGAAAGGCGCGCAGGTCGGCGGCACGGAGTGCGGCAACAACTGGATTGGCTATGTGATCCATCTGGCCCCTGGCCCCATGATGGCTGTTGCGCCGACGGTCGAGATGGCCAAGCGCAACTCCAAGCAGCGGATTGATCCTCTCATTGAAGAGAGCCCGACGCTCTCTAGCTTGATCGCCCCCGCAAGGGCGCGCGATTCAGGCAACACCATCCTGGGCAAAGAGTTCCGTGGTGGCGTTCTGGTGATGACGGGCGCAAACAGCGCCGTGGGTCTGCGCTCAATGCCAGTGCGCTATTTGTTTCTGGACGAAGTTGATGGCTACCCGGGTGACGTTGAAGGAGAAGGTGATGCGATTGCACTGGCTGAGGCTCGAACCCGAACCTTTGCACGCAGAAAAATTTTCATCGTCTCGACGCCAACAATTTCTGGATCGTCACGCATCGAGCGCGAGTACGAACAAACAGACCAGCGACAGTTCATGGTCCCGTGTCCGCACTGCGAGTACGAACAAGTCCTGACCTTCGAACAACTGATTTGGGAAAAAGGACTGCCCGAGACGGCGCACTACAAGTGCGAGTCGTGCGAGCAGCCCATCTACGAATACCAAAAAACCGAGATGTTGGAACGGGGTCGATGGCAATCTTCGATCCCTGACTACGTTGGCAAAACGGTGGGGTTTCACCTGTCCAGTCTGTACAGCCCAGTGGGTTGGCGCAGTTGGGCCGACATCGCCGCAGCCTGGGAAGCGGCGCAAGGATCTGCAACTGCCTTGAAAGCATTCAAAAACACAGAGCTGGGCGAGACCTGGGTCGAGCAAGGCGAAACCCCCGAGTGGGAGCGTTTGCTTGAGCGCCGTGAGGACTACCGGATCGGCACCGTCCCACTTGGGGCGGTTTTGCTGTGCGCCGGGGTGGACGTTCAGAAGGACCGCATCGAGGTTTCTGTCTGGGCATTCGGTCGGGGCAAAGAAGCCTGGCTGGTGGAACACCGTGTGCTGGCAGGCGACACCTCCCGCGATACGGTCTGGCAGCGACTGCGTGAAATGCTTGATGAGTCGTGGACGCATGCGTCTGGGGTGCAGTTGCGCCTCACCCGAATCGGTCTGGACACGGGCTTTGCCACGCAAGAAGCCTATGCCTTTGTGCGCAAGTGGCGTGATTCCAGGCTGCTGCCCATGAAGGGCGTAGCCCGAGGCGCTGCACTGGTTGGATTGCCGACAGCGGTGGACATGACCGTGGGTGGCAAGAAGCTGCGCCGGGGTGTTCGGGTCTATTCAGTGGTGGGTGGCATTGCCAAGCTGGAGTTCTACAACCACCTGCGCAAGACCATGGAGGTGACCGAGGACGGTGAGATCCTGTATCCCGCTGGGTACATCCATTTGCCCAAGGTCGATGCCGAGTTTGTGCAGCAGTTGTGCTCAGAGCAGTTGGTCACGCGCAGGGACCGTAATGGTTATCCGGTGCGTGAGTGGCAAAAAATCCGCGAACGCAACGAAGCACTTGATTGCTACGTCTACGCACGGGCCGCCGCGAGCCTCGCTGGCCTGGACCGATATGAGGAGCGTCATTGGCGCGAATTGGAAAAACCGCTGGGCATGGCAGGACCACCTGAAGACGCCCAATTAACCAAGCAAGAAGCCACCCCCAGCGGTGGCTTCGTTGTTTCTAAAGGACCACAACGCGGCAGGCGCTTGATTCGCAGCCGGTGGATGAACTGA
- a CDS encoding helix-turn-helix domain-containing protein: protein MTDANQILTERLVDAREAAYCLKVPIYLLTHPKERQRLGLPHYRVGKMVRFKVSELMAWMQAKAEAEAKGESSDA from the coding sequence ATGACGGACGCTAATCAAATCCTCACCGAAAGACTGGTCGATGCACGCGAGGCAGCGTACTGCCTGAAAGTCCCCATCTACCTGCTCACCCATCCTAAAGAGCGCCAGCGTCTTGGCCTGCCGCATTACCGCGTCGGCAAGATGGTCCGCTTCAAGGTCAGTGAGTTGATGGCTTGGATGCAAGCGAAAGCAGAAGCAGAGGCGAAAGGAGAGTCGTCGGATGCTTGA